The genomic DNA AAAACGATCATCATTCACATCAATAAATTGCTGAAACGGTTGCTCTTTAGCGGCCAATGAGGCTAGAACACTAAAGTTATATTGATTACCATAACAACGCTTGACACATTGAGCCATCCACAGTCCCATAATATTTTTCAAAAAACGATATGTCCCATACGCACCCCATTCATTCGTGTAGTTATTTTGAAAAGCTAATTGACCATTTTCTGGCGTATTAAGCTCTTTCCCTAGTAGTGACCAAGTCCCTGAGCTTAAGAAAGCCCAATCGTCCCCCTCACCCGGCGTTCCAACTACTGCAGACGCCGTATCATGAGTTGCTACAGTAATAACTTCTGTAACTGGCAAATCGAAGTTTTCCATCCAATTTTCACTAACGAATCCTAACAAGGTCCCAGCCTCAACCAAATCAGCAAACTGGTCATCGTTTACATTAACTTTAGTTAGCAAATCATGATCAAACAAACCAGCGCGTAAATTTAACATTTGCGTTGTTGAGGCATTAGTTACTTCTGTTACAACCTTACCTGTTAATACGTAGCCAATATAATCGGGTATCATCATAATCTTGTCAGTGTTTTTCAGCAACTGATGATCCTCTTCATATAATTGATAAAGTGTATTGAAGTCTAAAAACTGAATGCCCGTTTTTTTATATAATTCATCTTTAGATAAATCACTTGTTAGATTATTAATTGCATTTGATGTTCGACCATCCCGATAACTAATCGGATTGCTTAACTTGTTGCCATCTTTGCCGACCAAGACATAATCCACCGCCCATGTATCAATTCCTAGATAAACTTTAGCATACCCGGCTGCCTTGACCTTCTCAAGTCCAGTTAGAATTTCATGAATCAAATAGTCAATATTCCATCGATCATGACCATCGGTTTTTTTAAAACCATTTTTAAACCGGTGAATTTCTTCAAGCTGTATCTGTTGATTGCTATTAACTTTTGCTAACATAAGTCGCCCACTAGAGGCTCCAATATCAACTGCGACGTATACATTTTTCACTCGTCATTCCACCTCACCTAGCCCTATCAGTAACACAAAATTTGTTGGATTGTAATCTTTTCACAATCATATGATTATCCCATCGGCGTGTTGCTCGGCCTCAATTACAAGTCTAATTGTATGCGCTATCACAAGTTATCACAATGTCACAAAATACGAGAATAAGTATCATATTTACATTCCTAATTCTTCCTGCTATGAGGAAATTATCAATTGTATCTATTTTTACCCTTTTCAACTGAAATAAAAAATCATGAGCTAAGGTGCTCATGACTCACGTATAACTTTATTTGTTATTTCGAGTTTCTGTCGGTAAGTGCCCGTACTTTTCCTGATACTTACTATAGAAATAATTTTTATTTGAAAAACCCACTTGTCGAATAATCTGTGATATCGGCAATTTTGTAGAAGTGATTAACAACTGTGCTTGAAGTAGCTTTTGCTGATTTAACAGTTCTGTAAACGTGCTCCCTGTTTTTTTCTTAATTAAGTTACTCAGATAATACCGATTATAGTTTAATTCCTTGGCAACCGATTGGAGTGACACCGTTGCATAACCTTTTTCTATATCTTTCAAAACCGTTAGCATTACTGGATCATTTAATCGTTGCTTGGACTTATTAATAATTTCGCTTTGATAGTCCCTCACTAAAGTAATAAGTAAGATCGGTAAGTAACTGCTGATTATCTGATTTGAGAATTTTCTAGAAAAGAAATACTCCGATAATACTGTGTTAATTATATGGGTAACATCTGAATTACCATGCTTCTTGAACAAAATGTATAATGGTTCAGTTTGATTTCGCGTAGTTGTATTCATCAAAAAGTTAAACAACACACTATCTGAATCATACAATTTGTCTAGCAAATCTAGATGAATCGATTTATTACGAAAAAGGATGTTAATTAAAATATCGTTATCTCCAAGCGCCTCCAAACTATGTGAGCTTCCTTTATTCAGCAAAACGACATCCCCAGAGTTCAACGTGACTTGTTTGCCATCAATATATTGAACACAGTGTCCCGAATACATATAATTAAGTTCCAAAAATTGATGCGTGTGCAACGGATACCTAGCATAACGATTGTGCTTACTAACATAAATATCCTTATTTCTAAAAAAATGTCGATTATTTAAGTGAATATAGTCATCGCTACTGGCATCTATCGTATCATCTGGTAAGTCTTGAACATACTCATGTGTCTGTTGTTGAATTTTCTCAACATCTGTTAATTGATGTAATAACTCATCTAATTGTTTATCCAAAATAGCACCCCTGTAAATTCAATACAAATAAATTGAAATACCATATTGTAAATATAATTGTATCATTGTTTAATGATTAATGAAAACGGTATCAAACGTTATCGTTATCATCCTTTATTAAACGATTAATCATCAATGAAAACAATACTTTAGGAGGGTTTTTTATGCAAATTGGTATTCGAGCACATGATATTCATATTTTTGATAACCCAGAGAAACTAGCAATCAGCCTTAAAGAACACGATTTTCATTATGTTCAATTCGCACCTCGTGTCTCACTTTCCGAGCTTACCCACGGTGGTACCAAAATCAATTTTGGCTTAGGAAATCGAGTGAAGCAAGCATTCGATAAGCAAGGCATTAAAATTGCAGTCTTGGGCTGTTATATTAACATTATTGATCCGGACTTAACTAAACGCGAACAGGTACTCACTCAATTCAAAAAGTATCTCTCATTAGCTCACTCTTTTGGTACCGAATTAGTCGCCACAGAAACCGGTAGTGTCGATCCAACTTTTCGTAAAACGCCGAACAATTTTACACCAATCAAAATTTCAGAGACTATCAATGTGATTCATGATTTAGTTACCACCGCAGAGAAAACTGGCACATTAATCGGTATTGAACCTGGCGTTAACCACCCCATCTATTCACTTGAAGTCACTAAAGAATTACTTCAAGCAATTCCGTCACCTAATCTTCAAATCATTTTAGATCCTGGCTCACTTATCATGAACCCTGATGATGACCCAGTCCAAATTCTAAAGCGAGGGATTCACGACTTCGGTGAAAGAATTTATGCTTATCATATTAAGGACTATATCTATCATGATAACCACATTGAAATCACGCCCATTGGTGCTGGCCAAGCTAACATCGAAAGTATGTTACAAACTATCAATGCGGAGCAACCCAATGCATATGTAATTGCTGACGAACTGTCTGCAAATAAAATTGAGGTATCGTTAACACGACTACAAACAATGGCACAAAGAATTTAATATCCGAGAGGTGACAGTTATGACTCATTCCAATCCGCTGAATGGAAAATTACTATATGCTTTTGGCTCTAGTATTGTAAATGGGCACTTAGCCAACACTGGCTTCGTGGAAGATATCGCCCTTGATAACCATATGTCATATCGCAAATTTGCAGTGAATGGTGCAACTACTCGTACAAGCGATCCCAATAATATCTTAAAACAAATCAAAAACGCACCTAGCATTATCCCTGACTTTATTATTTTTGATTCTTGGGCTAATGATGCTTATGCTGAAATTGCCAACGATCCTAATCAATTTGGTGAAATAGCGACTGGCTTTGATTCAGTATTGCATTCAACAACGTATTGCGGCGGCCTGGAAACAATTTGCAAAACATTAATATCCAAATACCCAGGCACACAATTTATTTTACTAGCAACGCATAAAACGCCTGCGCGTAAATTAGATGTTCAAGAAAAAATGTACCAAGCTGCCTTACAAATTTGCCACAAATGGTCATTTAATTTGATTGACCTATACAACTCAGGTAGCTTTAACACTTTCATCAAAGAGTATCAGTATAACTATTCATATGATGTCGTTGACAGCAATGGGGGCAATCACGCATATGGTGGCTCTGGTACTCACCCAAATGCAGATGGTTATCGAACTTTTTACGACCCAATCATTACTAATAAATTGTTATCGCTCTGTAGTCAATCAAATTGACAGGATGGGAAATAACACAGTTCACAACTAAATAGTGTCATTAATCAACGATAGTGGTCATTGTAACTTACTACAATGACCACTATCGTTTTTAATATACAACTTATAAGTGAGTCATCACACTTGCTTAGTTTATAAAAGGTAAGCAGTAAATAATCGACCGTATTTCCCGTGGCCGCCATATGGATTATGATTACCTCATCAAATAAATTGGTGAGGTGTTTTTGATGGATAAACAACCAGATATTGTTCAAGTAAGAGTCGGTCGGACTCCAGAAACCCCAGCTCTTGGAGCGGCTAAAGCATTGCAAATCAGAGTCGACAGCAATAAATCAGTCATTGTTTACAATCACATCAACGGATATATTCTTGATGCTTTAATGAAGGCGGTGTTCCCACATGATCATTGATACCAGCCAAATCAGCCAAATCTACCTGGTTTGTGGCAAGACAGATTTGCGCAAAGGTATTGATGGACTCGCGGGAATCGTTCAGGAACAATATGACTTAGACCCATACTCGCATGCACTATATCTCTTTTGTGGCACACGCAAAGACCGCTTCAAAGCCCTGTATTGGGATGGTGATGGCTTCCTATTACTGTACAAGCGGTTAGAAAATGGCCATTTACAATGGCCAACCAATCAACTCGCGATTCGCAGATTAGATCCACGGCAGCTAGTTCGCTTGTTGAGTGGTTGGGCGTTAGATGCGACTGTTCATAAA from Lactiplantibacillus paraplantarum includes the following:
- the tnpB gene encoding IS66 family insertion sequence element accessory protein TnpB (TnpB, as the term is used for proteins encoded by IS66 family insertion elements, is considered an accessory protein, since TnpC, encoded by a neighboring gene, is a DDE family transposase.), which codes for MIIDTSQISQIYLVCGKTDLRKGIDGLAGIVQEQYDLDPYSHALYLFCGTRKDRFKALYWDGDGFLLLYKRLENGHLQWPTNQLAIRRLDPRQLVRLLSGWALDATVHKVCPPGH
- a CDS encoding sugar phosphate isomerase/epimerase family protein is translated as MQIGIRAHDIHIFDNPEKLAISLKEHDFHYVQFAPRVSLSELTHGGTKINFGLGNRVKQAFDKQGIKIAVLGCYINIIDPDLTKREQVLTQFKKYLSLAHSFGTELVATETGSVDPTFRKTPNNFTPIKISETINVIHDLVTTAEKTGTLIGIEPGVNHPIYSLEVTKELLQAIPSPNLQIILDPGSLIMNPDDDPVQILKRGIHDFGERIYAYHIKDYIYHDNHIEITPIGAGQANIESMLQTINAEQPNAYVIADELSANKIEVSLTRLQTMAQRI
- the rhaB gene encoding rhamnulokinase, which produces MKNVYVAVDIGASSGRLMLAKVNSNQQIQLEEIHRFKNGFKKTDGHDRWNIDYLIHEILTGLEKVKAAGYAKVYLGIDTWAVDYVLVGKDGNKLSNPISYRDGRTSNAINNLTSDLSKDELYKKTGIQFLDFNTLYQLYEEDHQLLKNTDKIMMIPDYIGYVLTGKVVTEVTNASTTQMLNLRAGLFDHDLLTKVNVNDDQFADLVEAGTLLGFVSENWMENFDLPVTEVITVATHDTASAVVGTPGEGDDWAFLSSGTWSLLGKELNTPENGQLAFQNNYTNEWGAYGTYRFLKNIMGLWMAQCVKRCYGNQYNFSVLASLAAKEQPFQQFIDVNDDRFVNPNNMIEEIQHYCQDTQQIVPETPGQVMMAIYANLALFYANEVQQLNSILSCHLKTLNIVGGGSNIALLNQMTSTLANIQVVAGPNEATAIGNALVQMISTGEVENIKLGRKMIGRSFELKCFVPETGLYDGVLQRYQDFLNGHSKELV
- a CDS encoding helix-turn-helix domain-containing protein, with the translated sequence MDKQLDELLHQLTDVEKIQQQTHEYVQDLPDDTIDASSDDYIHLNNRHFFRNKDIYVSKHNRYARYPLHTHQFLELNYMYSGHCVQYIDGKQVTLNSGDVVLLNKGSSHSLEALGDNDILINILFRNKSIHLDLLDKLYDSDSVLFNFLMNTTTRNQTEPLYILFKKHGNSDVTHIINTVLSEYFFSRKFSNQIISSYLPILLITLVRDYQSEIINKSKQRLNDPVMLTVLKDIEKGYATVSLQSVAKELNYNRYYLSNLIKKKTGSTFTELLNQQKLLQAQLLITSTKLPISQIIRQVGFSNKNYFYSKYQEKYGHLPTETRNNK
- a CDS encoding SGNH/GDSL hydrolase family protein, with protein sequence MTHSNPLNGKLLYAFGSSIVNGHLANTGFVEDIALDNHMSYRKFAVNGATTRTSDPNNILKQIKNAPSIIPDFIIFDSWANDAYAEIANDPNQFGEIATGFDSVLHSTTYCGGLETICKTLISKYPGTQFILLATHKTPARKLDVQEKMYQAALQICHKWSFNLIDLYNSGSFNTFIKEYQYNYSYDVVDSNGGNHAYGGSGTHPNADGYRTFYDPIITNKLLSLCSQSN